From Etheostoma spectabile isolate EspeVRDwgs_2016 chromosome 19, UIUC_Espe_1.0, whole genome shotgun sequence, the proteins below share one genomic window:
- the LOC116707146 gene encoding E3 ubiquitin-protein ligase TRIM39 isoform X1: MTEKPVLSSEKGGFGLMNHYPNTYHGNVVILHNRRVPCSAVTEHRRVTAQQREEATMASPGHVLPEKQFQCTICQQVFTNPVTTPCGHNFCQACLQNVWDGSEVCKCPTCNKTFTSLPEISINTAFKELADAFRNIIVCSSASQLCAAKPGEVVCDVCAATSLQVKALKSCLVCLTSYCEAHLEPHQGVATLKIHKLIKPVKNLQERMCVKHERLLEMFCRDEQKCVCQFCTETEHKDHHAITIEDESGERKVQMKKSQADFQQMIQERLEKVEEIKSCLKLSNMSAEKEMKESDRLFAFLIRSIEERQTEANVEIKEKQKAAERRAEELVDQLQQEITELQRRNAELEELRASEDHLHVLKRSPSLMSPPPTKEWMEIGVHPELCVGAVRGALSKLDDTLKKELDGLKKEEMKKMQTYAVDVVLDPDTAHPNIVLSADGKQAGRGELLHIVPDNPQRFDPVICVLGKRGYLSGRFYFQVAVGSKTFWDLGVVKESVNRKGMITSKPENGYWTVRLRNGEEYRALDSPSVLLSLKEKPQIVGVFTDYEQGTVSFFDVEARSPIYTFTGCLFSGRIFPFFSPGVFDEGKNTAPLVIKAVNHET; encoded by the exons ATGACCGAGAAACCAGTGCTTAGTTCAGAAAAGGGAGGGTTCGGGCTGATGAATCACTATCCTAACACCTATCACGGTAATGTAGTCATACTTCATAACAGAAGAGTCCCCTGCTCTGCCGTCACCGAGCACAGACGTGTGACTGCCCAGCAAAGAGAAGAAGCT ACAATGGCTTCCCCAGGCCACGTGTTACCAGAAAAGCAGTTCCAGTGCACCATCTGTCAGCAAGTGTTCACTAACCCAGTCACCACTCCCTGTGGACACAACTTCTGCCAGGCCTGCCTCCAAAATGTGTGGGATGGCAGTGAGGTCTGCAAGTGCCCCACTTGCAACAAAACGTTCACCTCACTGCCTGAAATAAGCATCAACACGGCCTTCAAAGAGCTGGCGGACGCATTTCGTAATATTATAGTCTGTTCCTCGGCTTCCCAGCTGTGCGCAGCCAAACCAGGTGAGGTAGTGTGTGACGTCTGCGCTGCAACCTCCCTTCAGGTGAAGGCCCTGaagtcctgcctggtgtgtctgACCTCGTACTGTGAAGCCCACCTGGAGCCTCACCAGGGTGTCGCCACCTTGAAGATCCACAAGCTGATCAAGCCGGTGAAGAATCTGCAGGAAAGGATGTGTGTGAAGCACGAGAGGCTgctggagatgttctgcaggGACGAACAGAAGTGTGTGTGCCAGTTCTGCACCGAGACCGAGCACAAAGATCACCATGCCATTACAATAGAGGACGAAAGCGGAGAGAGGAAG GTCCAAATGAAGAAGAGTCAGGCAGATTTTCAGCAGATGATCCAGGAACGACTGGAGAAGGTGGAGGAGATCAAAAGCTGTCTGAAGCTAAGCAAC ATGAGTGCAGagaaggagatgaaggagagcgACCGTCTCTTTGCGTTTCTGATTCGCTCCATAGAGGAGAGACAAACTGAAGCCAATGTGGAGATCAAGGAgaagcagaaagcagcagagagGAGGGCGGAGGAGCTCGTCGACCAGCTGCAGCAAGAAATCACTGAACTGCAGAGGAGAAACGCTGAGCTGGAGGAGCTGAGGGCCTCTGAGGACCATCTGCACGTTTTAAAG AGGTCGCCCTCTCTCATGTCTCCTCCGCCCACCAAAGAGTGGATGGAGATCGGCGTCCACCCTGAGCTCTGCGTGGGGGCGGTGAGGGGAGCGCTGTCTAAACTGGACGACACCCTGAAGAAGGAACTGGACGGCCTGAAGAAGGAAG AGATGAAGAAGATGCAGACATATGCAG TTGACGTGGTTTTAGACCCGGACACCGCCCATCCAAACATCGTCCTGTCAGCTGACGGAAAGCAGGCGGGCCGCGGCGAGCTGCTGCACATTGTTCCTGACAACCCCCAACGCTTTGACCCCGTCATCTGCGTTCTGGGCAAGAGAGGTTACCTGTCCGGGAGGTTCTACTTCCAG GTTGCAGTGGGTTCAAAGACCTTCTGGGACCTGGGTGTGGTGAAGGAGTCTGTAAACAGGAAGGGGATGATCACCTCCAAGCCGGAGAACGGCTATTGGACGGTGCGGCTGAGGAACGGGGAAGAGTATCGCGCTTTGGACTCCCCCTCGGTCCTTCTGTCCCTCAAAGAGAAGCCGCAGATTGTTGGAGTGTTTACGGATTACGAGCAGGGGACCGTATCCTTCTTTGACGTGGAGGCCAGGTCTCCGATCTACACCTTCACTGGGTGCTTGTTCTCGGGGAGGATCTTCCCCTTCTTCAGCCCGGGTGTTTTTGATGAAGGGAAGAATACGGCACCGTTGGTTATCAAAGCTGTTAATCATGAGACTTGA
- the LOC116707146 gene encoding E3 ubiquitin-protein ligase TRIM39 isoform X2 produces MASPGHVLPEKQFQCTICQQVFTNPVTTPCGHNFCQACLQNVWDGSEVCKCPTCNKTFTSLPEISINTAFKELADAFRNIIVCSSASQLCAAKPGEVVCDVCAATSLQVKALKSCLVCLTSYCEAHLEPHQGVATLKIHKLIKPVKNLQERMCVKHERLLEMFCRDEQKCVCQFCTETEHKDHHAITIEDESGERKVQMKKSQADFQQMIQERLEKVEEIKSCLKLSNMSAEKEMKESDRLFAFLIRSIEERQTEANVEIKEKQKAAERRAEELVDQLQQEITELQRRNAELEELRASEDHLHVLKRSPSLMSPPPTKEWMEIGVHPELCVGAVRGALSKLDDTLKKELDGLKKEEMKKMQTYAVDVVLDPDTAHPNIVLSADGKQAGRGELLHIVPDNPQRFDPVICVLGKRGYLSGRFYFQVAVGSKTFWDLGVVKESVNRKGMITSKPENGYWTVRLRNGEEYRALDSPSVLLSLKEKPQIVGVFTDYEQGTVSFFDVEARSPIYTFTGCLFSGRIFPFFSPGVFDEGKNTAPLVIKAVNHET; encoded by the exons ATGGCTTCCCCAGGCCACGTGTTACCAGAAAAGCAGTTCCAGTGCACCATCTGTCAGCAAGTGTTCACTAACCCAGTCACCACTCCCTGTGGACACAACTTCTGCCAGGCCTGCCTCCAAAATGTGTGGGATGGCAGTGAGGTCTGCAAGTGCCCCACTTGCAACAAAACGTTCACCTCACTGCCTGAAATAAGCATCAACACGGCCTTCAAAGAGCTGGCGGACGCATTTCGTAATATTATAGTCTGTTCCTCGGCTTCCCAGCTGTGCGCAGCCAAACCAGGTGAGGTAGTGTGTGACGTCTGCGCTGCAACCTCCCTTCAGGTGAAGGCCCTGaagtcctgcctggtgtgtctgACCTCGTACTGTGAAGCCCACCTGGAGCCTCACCAGGGTGTCGCCACCTTGAAGATCCACAAGCTGATCAAGCCGGTGAAGAATCTGCAGGAAAGGATGTGTGTGAAGCACGAGAGGCTgctggagatgttctgcaggGACGAACAGAAGTGTGTGTGCCAGTTCTGCACCGAGACCGAGCACAAAGATCACCATGCCATTACAATAGAGGACGAAAGCGGAGAGAGGAAG GTCCAAATGAAGAAGAGTCAGGCAGATTTTCAGCAGATGATCCAGGAACGACTGGAGAAGGTGGAGGAGATCAAAAGCTGTCTGAAGCTAAGCAAC ATGAGTGCAGagaaggagatgaaggagagcgACCGTCTCTTTGCGTTTCTGATTCGCTCCATAGAGGAGAGACAAACTGAAGCCAATGTGGAGATCAAGGAgaagcagaaagcagcagagagGAGGGCGGAGGAGCTCGTCGACCAGCTGCAGCAAGAAATCACTGAACTGCAGAGGAGAAACGCTGAGCTGGAGGAGCTGAGGGCCTCTGAGGACCATCTGCACGTTTTAAAG AGGTCGCCCTCTCTCATGTCTCCTCCGCCCACCAAAGAGTGGATGGAGATCGGCGTCCACCCTGAGCTCTGCGTGGGGGCGGTGAGGGGAGCGCTGTCTAAACTGGACGACACCCTGAAGAAGGAACTGGACGGCCTGAAGAAGGAAG AGATGAAGAAGATGCAGACATATGCAG TTGACGTGGTTTTAGACCCGGACACCGCCCATCCAAACATCGTCCTGTCAGCTGACGGAAAGCAGGCGGGCCGCGGCGAGCTGCTGCACATTGTTCCTGACAACCCCCAACGCTTTGACCCCGTCATCTGCGTTCTGGGCAAGAGAGGTTACCTGTCCGGGAGGTTCTACTTCCAG GTTGCAGTGGGTTCAAAGACCTTCTGGGACCTGGGTGTGGTGAAGGAGTCTGTAAACAGGAAGGGGATGATCACCTCCAAGCCGGAGAACGGCTATTGGACGGTGCGGCTGAGGAACGGGGAAGAGTATCGCGCTTTGGACTCCCCCTCGGTCCTTCTGTCCCTCAAAGAGAAGCCGCAGATTGTTGGAGTGTTTACGGATTACGAGCAGGGGACCGTATCCTTCTTTGACGTGGAGGCCAGGTCTCCGATCTACACCTTCACTGGGTGCTTGTTCTCGGGGAGGATCTTCCCCTTCTTCAGCCCGGGTGTTTTTGATGAAGGGAAGAATACGGCACCGTTGGTTATCAAAGCTGTTAATCATGAGACTTGA
- the vbp1 gene encoding prefoldin subunit 3, with the protein MATTIDNSNAVQATKRKHLGIPEAVFVEDVDSFMKQPGNETADSALRKQDEQYQKYKYMELNLSQKKLRLKSQIPQITQTLEILRHMQKKKETTAPMETHFLLADNVYCKASVPPTDKVCLWLGANVMLEYDIDDAQALLEKNLSTASRNLETLEDDLDFLRDQFTTTEVNMARVYNWDVKRRSKENLLKSADKS; encoded by the exons ATGGCGACGACCATAGACAACAGCAATGCCGTTCAGGCGACTAAGAGAAAGCACCTCGGAATCCCCGAAGCCGTGTTTGTG GAGGATGTCGACTCATTTATGAAGCAGCCGGGGAATGAGACGGCAGATTCGGCGCTAAGGAAGCAGGATGAACAGTACcagaaatacaaatacatgGAGCTCAACCTGTCTCAGAAGAAGCTCAG GTTGAAAAGCCAGATCCCACAAATCACACAGACGCTAGAAATCCTGCGACACATGCAGAAGAAAAAG GAGACCACAGCGCCCATGGAGACGCACTTCCTGTTGGCTGACAACGTTTACTGCAAGGCCTCAGTGCCGCCCACCGACAAAGTCTGCCTATGGTTAGGG GCTAACGTCATGTTAGAATACGACATTGATGATGCCCAAGCTCTCCTAGAGAAGAACCTATCCACAGCATCTCGTAACCTAGAGACACTCGAGGATGATCTGGATTTCCTGCGAGACCAGTTCACTACCACCGAAGTCA ACATGGCACGAGTCTACAACTGGGACGTGAAGAGAAGGAGCAAAGAAAACCTCCTGAAATCAGCAGACAAGTCTTAA